TTGAGTTTAGGCTTGGGCGCTTGTGCCACTGATCCTTATGAAGATGGCGCTTATCGCTCGAGTGGCGGTGCGGTATACGGAAGTGTTTACAAAGGCACAGGCAGCCACGACCCTTACTACGATTCACATTACGATACTTATCGTGACCCTTATTACAGCTCGAATTACGACCCGTATTACGACGCCTATTACGACCCGCATTACAGCCGCTTTGTGGGCTATTACTACGATCCTTTCTACGGCTATTACTATCGCTATGGTAGTGGACGTTATGGCGCATACGGTGCATATCGTCGCGGTTACGGCTACTACTGCCCCTTGCATCGCAGTTATTTTTCACACACCCACTATCGTTCACATGACCATAGTCGGCATCATAATCAGGTGCGCTATCGTCACCGTGATCGTCTGATCGAACCCGATACCGGAGCCATATCCTCTAGCGATCGTCGTGCCCGCGGTGCGGCGGATCGAAATGACAGACGCGATAGCCGCCACAATCCCCGTCGAGAAGGTTTATCACAACGCGGTTTAGACGGAGTAGTACCAAGTCGCGAAAATGATCGTGCGCGTCGCCGTGCCCGTGAGCGTGACGGCCAGCAAGACCGAAGTTCCGACAATGAGAGCCGCCGGCAAAGGCACGAACAAGGTCCTGCGCCAGTGAGCAATCCGCGCCGCTTGCGTCATCGCCAGGATGACACAATACGTCCGGACCGCCGTGATAACAGTCAAGCCCGCGGAGCGCGAAGCAATGCAGAAAACACAACAGGTGCTCGTGCAGATGTAGTCGGTGCTGAGCACGCCCGCCGTCGCAGTAATGCAGAAATGGCGCGTGGCGCACGCAGAGCTGATGGTCAGCGTACACGCCCGGCCAGGTCGGCACCGCCGCCTCGCCAACAACGACCACAAAGTACGCCTCCGGCGCAGTCCACACCACGCGCTTCGGATCGCGAACAAAGTCGACCACAACGACGTCGTTCGCGTAACCGACAACTGCACTAATATTGGAAAACACGTTACACTGAAAGCCCGAGACACTCGGGCTTTTTTTATGTTCGACTTCTTTTATTTTGATTTTCGGCGAACTGTAATAGGTGAAAGACTGCATGGCTCATTTGGCTTGTCACAATCTGGACATTGTTGTTGGCGCACAAGGACGGCAAAAAACCTTATTGGAAAATTTCACGGCAATATTCGAGCCTGGCCAGGTGGTGTGTTTATTGGGTCAAAATGGCAGCGGTAAAACCCGCCTGTTACATACTCTGGCTGGTCTTGAAAAGACTACTCAGGGATCAATCCGGCTTAACCAAAAGGAGCTTGGACTTTATTCACGTAAGCATATCGCGCAACTGCTGGGGTTGGTAACCCAGGCACACGAAGATCCTTTTCCAATGAGTGTGTTCGCACACGCATTATCCGGTCGACACCCATACCTCGGATTATTAGATTGGGAAAGCGCATCCGACAAGGAACTCACGACAAGTGCTTTGCAACAAGTGGAATTACAACTGCAGGCCGAGCAAGACGTACAAACCCTGTCGGGCGGCGAACGCAAACGCCTGGCCATTGCGCGTATTCTGACCCAGGATCCCGATATTATTTTATGGGATGAGCCTACCAATCATCTCGATCCGGCACATCAAAAACAAACCATTGAACTTATTCTGGATCTCAAACTAAAGAACAAAACCCAGGTGGTCGCTTTGCACGATGTGAATCACGCTGCACACATCGCAACCCACATACTGTATTTAATGGACGACGCGCAATGGTGTTTTGGCAAGGTGGACGAGATGCTCAGTCTGGAAGCCTTGCAGAATGTGTACAAAACCGGGTTTCGCAAACTCTCCGATGGAAAACAACAATATTTCGCAGTCGTTTAAACAAACTGCTTTGCTTGATCAAGCGTAGTTGATTTCTCGTAACAACTCTTCGTGCAACAATCCATTGGTTGCCAGCAGATGGGTGGTTTGCAGTCCGACCGGAGCACCATCCAGTTGTGTAACCCTGCCACCGGCAGCTCGCACGATCACGCTTAGCGCCGCGATATCCAGAATGTTCAGATCCGATTCGATCACGGCATCAATTTTCCCGGCGGCGAGTAAGTGGTAATGATAAAAATCACCATAACCGCGATTTCGACTAACCCGACTGATGACCTTGCCGAGATTATTCCATTGTGGCTTTTGTGAAATGCTGCCGAGATTGCCAGTGGATAAAGCCGCTTTTTCCAAAGTCTCAATTTTGCTGACCTGAATTTTATTTTCATTCAATTTTGCGTCTTGACCTTGAATGGCATAAGCAATTTCTTCAAATTGTGGTGCGCTGGAAACCCCAAGAACCAATTCGTCCCCATTACTTGAACGCTGCATAAGTGCGATCTGAGTAGAGAAAAAAGGATATTCACGCACAAAACTTTTGGTTCCATCGATGGGGTCAATCAACCACAAAAACTCGGAATCCATGGCTTGTTGGCCAGTCTCTTCTCCGTAAAAACCATCTTGCGGGAAAGCATCTAACAAAATTTTTCGGATGACTTTTTCAGACTCTATATCCGCCTGGGTGACTGGCGAGGCATCGGATTTTAGTTCAACTTCGAGTTTTCCGGCTAGCTGGATGTCGTAATAGTGACGTATAACCTCGGCGGCCGCAGTTGCCGCTTGTTTGGCTTTAATTAGTCGGGATTCCAGCGCATTCATGTAATTTTCCAGGCGATTTTTGATTTTAAAGACGCGCATTATCGCACATGCTGCGCAACTGATTCAGATTCCACTTGACCTCGAGCATTTCAGGCTTAGAATGCGTGGTTCAGGTGTTTCGGGTTTCGCCCGAACATGGGAAGCTGGTGAGACCATGGGACAATTCCCTAGGGTCAATTCCGGCACTGCCCCCGCAACGGTAATTGATTGCGGCTTGCACGTTTACCCCGGTAAACAGTCACTACGTCGAACACGTGGGAAGGCGCAAGCTATCGATGTCATGTCGAGATCATAAGTCCGGAGACCGACCTGTACCCTTATTAGTCCGAACGCGGGTGGCGTTTACAGGCTGTAACTGATCACTCGCCCGGGTAATCACTTCTGCCTCTCCTCCATTGTTCCGGATCTATTTACGAATAGTTCGTTAACCATGGAAAATACATGTCTACACAAACACCACATGCATCGCATGCGCGCCATCTGACAGCTCTGTTAATAGGTTTTATTCTCTCCTTGAATACTGCTTTGGTCGCAGACGAGGTTGAAGATGACATTCTGGTCACTGCTACACGTAGCCAAAAATCTCAACAAGACGTTCTGGTTGCCACAACCGTCATCAACCGCGAAGAGATCAAAAACTCAGGCGCCAATGATCTGGCCGAAATTTTACGTTTTGTGGCTGGAATCGAAATTGGACGTAATGGCGGGCCCGGACAAACCACCTCGGTATTTATGCGTGGCACAGAATCCAATCACACACTGGTACTAATTGATGGGGTAGAAATGAACCCAGGCACCATTGGTGGTGCTGCCTTGCAAAACATAAATCCGGATATTATCGAACGGATCGAAATTGTTAAAGGGCCGCGCTCGGCGCTGTATGGATCAGAAGCAGTCGGAGGTGTGATAAATGTGATCACGCGCAATGCCCAACAGTCCAGTATTAACACCAGCCTGAGCTATGGCAGTTTTGAACACAAACAGGTCTCGGCCAGTTCAACCTACCGCGATGAAGGCCGGTTTGCGAGTTTTACTCTGGCCTGGCAAGATACCAACGGTTTTGCCAGCTTACGCAACCAGACGGAAAAAAGTGCGCATAATAATCTCAGCCTGAATCTACAAGCGGGTTTGCATGTGTATGCACAGGAGCTTGAATTCAAACACTGGCAAGCCAGTGGAAACACCAAATATTATGGATTCGATACACTGAATTTTGTTACCGCACCACTTGACCAGGACTTTCAAAATTCGGTCACCGCACTGGCGGTCACCTCCAATTTGAGTGACAACTGGCAAAGCCAAGTAACACTTGCCCAGGCCAATGATCTGATCGAGCAGAATCAACTGGATTTTTTCTTTTTCCCCGAACCCCAAAAAGACCGAGTTGAAACCGAACGCCTAAGCGTAGATTGGCAAAACTCCATCCAGGTGAACAATTATGAAATTATTGCCGGCGCCTATTTTGAACGCGAAGACGCCGACTCCTTGTCGTTTGGAAGTGCCTTTTCCGACCCTACAGAAGCAAAAGCACTTTACGCCAGTATTGATGCACCACTGGGTGATATTCAAAGCAATCTAGCCATGCGTTACACCGACCATGAAACCGCGGGTGATCAATTGAGCTGGAACATCGATCTTGGCTACTCTATTACTGGCAATTTAAAAACCGGTTTAACCTCAGGACGCGCCTTTCGCGCACCGGACGCTACTGACCGTTATGGCTTTGGCGGCAATCCGGACCTCAAGACCGAGGAGTCCACCAGCATAAGCGCGCATCTGGATTGGCAAACTCATTATGGCGGTTTCAAGCTTGAAATCTTTCAAACCAAAATTGATGACTTGATCGAATCTGTGAACATTGACCCGGTCAACTTTATTTTCCAGAATATCAATATCGCCGAAACCGAGATCAAAGGGATCGAACTTGCCCATAAAATTCACTTGGGCGCCTGGAACCTCGACACTACTGCAACAATGCAAAGCCCGAAAAATACGTTTGATGACTCACTGCTATTGCGCCGCGCGCGGCGTACTTTAAGCACGCATGTACGTCGAGACTTCGCAGCGATTAACTTTGGCCTGCAGTTGCTTGCCAGTAGTGAGCGTGCCGACATCGATGCAGTGAGCTTTGCACCGGTACTCAGTGGCGGTTATGTCCTGGCCAACATGACGGCTGCCTGGCAACTTAACGACAATCTCAGCTTATTTGGAAAAATTGATAATCTGCTGGACACCGAATACGCCACGGCGGCCGGATACCGACAAGCTGAACGCAATTATCAGTTAAGCTTACGCATGGAATATTAATATTCCTGGCTTCAACCACGGGAACAAGCATGGGCAATCGATTAAGTAAAATTTACACCCGCACTGGTGATGCCGGCACCACCGGACTGGGCGATGGCGAACGTGTGAGTAAAGACTCTGTTCGAGTAGAAGCTTATGGCACAGTGGATGAATTGAATTCCCTGATTGGGCTGTTACTGGCCAGTAAAAACCTTGATGCGCTAATGCGTGATGCCTTAACCGAGATCCAGCACGACTTGTTCGACCTGGGCGGTGAATTGTGTATTCCGGGTTTTGTGTTGATCAAACCGGAGTTCACCCAACGTCTTGAAAACACTCTGGATGAATTTAACCAGGACCTGCCTGCCTTAAAAGATTTCATTCTGCCTGGCGGAGGCGAAGCCGCTGCGCGCTGCCATGTGGCCAGAACTGTATGTCGGCGCGCTGAACGCCGAATCTGGACTTTAATTAATCTGGAAACCTCGCTCGCTGAGAACAACGAGCGGGTGAATCCGGAAGGCGCAAAATATCTCAACCGCCTATCGGATCTGTTATTTGTCATGGCCCGGGTATTGGCCCGACAAGAAAGTGGCTCGGAAGTGTTGTGGAAACGCGGTAAGCAACCTAAAGACAGCTAATCTGGATTAATTTTTTTCCCGCCACACATCCAGTGTAGTGCAAATATTTTTACTCCCATCCAGCATGCGTAAACTTGCGCGTGCAACTTCATCGGCTGACACACTGATAATATTCTCTACTTCGATCAAACCACCTGCTTGCCACTTTTCACGTACAGCATTCAGCATTTCATGCGTAGTCAGTATGGCATCAGGATTTGCAGCCAACACGGCCTCGGCACTAACCGGAGCAGCTATACTGCCCAGGTTTGCAAACACATTTTGAGCACCACACAGGTTCAGCATTTCACTGATCACATGCGTACCATTCACGGTGTATAAAGGGTCGGGAGAGATCTGGTAAAAAATTTTCAGGTTTTTTTTACTCGAATATTTCTGGTGTAATTGTTCCAGTCCTTGTCGATATTTTATGCCTAGCTGTTGAGCTTTTTCTTTACCACCAATACGCTCGGATAAGGTCATCAACTGTTCTGGAAGTTCGTACAAAGACGGGTTCTCCAAGGCCAGAACCGGATAATTCTTGCGTTGCAATTCGTCTATGATGTGTTGTGGATTACCGTTTTGCCAGGCAATGACCAGATCCGGTTGATACTCATGCAGTTTTTCCCAATCCAGACGAAAAGCATCGCCGATACGCGGCAGGGATTGCGCCGCCTGAGGATAATCACTGTATTCAACTGTGGCCTGCAACTTATTTTGCAGACCGAGTGAATACACCAGTTCAGTTAAATGTGGCGACAGTGTGACGATGCGTTGTGGATAGGCGTTCTCCGGACTCAACAAACTCTGTTGCAAACGGGATTCACTGACCTGTTTTTCGCCACAAGCGAGCAAGGCGCAGACAAGACATAGTTGAAGCAGACGTAAAGCAATTTTTGCGGTCAACGCAGAGCGCC
The sequence above is a segment of the Gammaproteobacteria bacterium genome. Coding sequences within it:
- a CDS encoding TonB-dependent receptor gives rise to the protein MSTQTPHASHARHLTALLIGFILSLNTALVADEVEDDILVTATRSQKSQQDVLVATTVINREEIKNSGANDLAEILRFVAGIEIGRNGGPGQTTSVFMRGTESNHTLVLIDGVEMNPGTIGGAALQNINPDIIERIEIVKGPRSALYGSEAVGGVINVITRNAQQSSINTSLSYGSFEHKQVSASSTYRDEGRFASFTLAWQDTNGFASLRNQTEKSAHNNLSLNLQAGLHVYAQELEFKHWQASGNTKYYGFDTLNFVTAPLDQDFQNSVTALAVTSNLSDNWQSQVTLAQANDLIEQNQLDFFFFPEPQKDRVETERLSVDWQNSIQVNNYEIIAGAYFEREDADSLSFGSAFSDPTEAKALYASIDAPLGDIQSNLAMRYTDHETAGDQLSWNIDLGYSITGNLKTGLTSGRAFRAPDATDRYGFGGNPDLKTEESTSISAHLDWQTHYGGFKLEIFQTKIDDLIESVNIDPVNFIFQNINIAETEIKGIELAHKIHLGAWNLDTTATMQSPKNTFDDSLLLRRARRTLSTHVRRDFAAINFGLQLLASSERADIDAVSFAPVLSGGYVLANMTAAWQLNDNLSLFGKIDNLLDTEYATAAGYRQAERNYQLSLRMEY
- a CDS encoding inositol-phosphate phosphatase, which encodes MNALESRLIKAKQAATAAAEVIRHYYDIQLAGKLEVELKSDASPVTQADIESEKVIRKILLDAFPQDGFYGEETGQQAMDSEFLWLIDPIDGTKSFVREYPFFSTQIALMQRSSNGDELVLGVSSAPQFEEIAYAIQGQDAKLNENKIQVSKIETLEKAALSTGNLGSISQKPQWNNLGKVISRVSRNRGYGDFYHYHLLAAGKIDAVIESDLNILDIAALSVIVRAAGGRVTQLDGAPVGLQTTHLLATNGLLHEELLREINYA
- a CDS encoding ABC transporter substrate-binding protein, producing the protein MTAKIALRLLQLCLVCALLACGEKQVSESRLQQSLLSPENAYPQRIVTLSPHLTELVYSLGLQNKLQATVEYSDYPQAAQSLPRIGDAFRLDWEKLHEYQPDLVIAWQNGNPQHIIDELQRKNYPVLALENPSLYELPEQLMTLSERIGGKEKAQQLGIKYRQGLEQLHQKYSSKKNLKIFYQISPDPLYTVNGTHVISEMLNLCGAQNVFANLGSIAAPVSAEAVLAANPDAILTTHEMLNAVREKWQAGGLIEVENIISVSADEVARASLRMLDGSKNICTTLDVWREKN
- a CDS encoding cob(I)yrinic acid a,c-diamide adenosyltransferase; translation: MGNRLSKIYTRTGDAGTTGLGDGERVSKDSVRVEAYGTVDELNSLIGLLLASKNLDALMRDALTEIQHDLFDLGGELCIPGFVLIKPEFTQRLENTLDEFNQDLPALKDFILPGGGEAAARCHVARTVCRRAERRIWTLINLETSLAENNERVNPEGAKYLNRLSDLLFVMARVLARQESGSEVLWKRGKQPKDS
- a CDS encoding ABC transporter ATP-binding protein, coding for MAHLACHNLDIVVGAQGRQKTLLENFTAIFEPGQVVCLLGQNGSGKTRLLHTLAGLEKTTQGSIRLNQKELGLYSRKHIAQLLGLVTQAHEDPFPMSVFAHALSGRHPYLGLLDWESASDKELTTSALQQVELQLQAEQDVQTLSGGERKRLAIARILTQDPDIILWDEPTNHLDPAHQKQTIELILDLKLKNKTQVVALHDVNHAAHIATHILYLMDDAQWCFGKVDEMLSLEALQNVYKTGFRKLSDGKQQYFAVV